The DNA sequence tttatttttaatctaatgtaatgatgttattttttattttatttgaattattcacaatatctaattaataaaacaaaaatattttatgtcacGCATAGCGCGTGGGCTAAcactagtatatattaaaattccaCTATTCAAGAACGTGGTCAATCTTAAATGGGAGAGATGGAAATACTATTATGATGACAAGATTCAATACTACTGCCCCCGTCCtaaaaaagtatgaacttttgatttagcacggattttaatgtataactgaaaaaagtaatagagatagaaaaaaaaagctttaaaagtattattagtggagaatgagtccgccttattagagaaaaaaaatttcaaaattaaaattttcatacttttcaaaaaatggactaaacaaaaaatattttatacttttgGTACGGACGGGGTTTTAATTATgctaggagtagtatttttgtaTGCACAGATGTACACGAGTGGTTTTAGTTTGAGTCTACAACACCAAAATGGAGTAGCATATATCCCTTGCTCTGCTATCTCTGCCTTCTCGCATCCCCAAATAGCCAATAATCTTTTAcgcacacttttcttttttttttccaaacttGTTCTTCTGCACCAGCTGCGTTACTATCTCAAGCAAAAACCACTCCGCGAAAGAGATGAGCAACCGCTGTTCCCACACTTCCCATATCACCGCCATCATCATCACCAGCTTCTTCCGCCACAAATTCTGAACCCTTTTACCCCTTGTTTTTGTTTACCAACATCTGTCACTGCAAATGTCGGATTCTTGAATTCTGTAGTCTAtaactttgtttttttgttcttGTCTGAATGGGTGGCCGTGATTTATCTGTCGGCGGCGGCGCTCCTCTCAATCTGATGAAATATTGCGGCCATGCTCGCCCTCTGGATTCTGTGTTTGCGTCTGCTCCTTCAAATTCGTTTCTTGGTATGTAAATTTTTCCCATCATCTCCAAACTCTTGTTGCGTTCTGTTAATATAcgattttttatatatttgtgtgtTAGTTTTAGCAGAATTCTTGTTATTGAAGGATTTATGTTCCTAGCTTGTATGTTTGTTTTGCTTAATATTTGGACGTAATTCATGTGGTTTGTACACAGACTAAATTGATCTTCTGTTACTCTGTTTTTTGGATTTGGTTTAATATGTGTTAGAAACTTAGAATCTCTATTTGTCTCACATATGTACTTGGCAATGATCTTTTCttatctatataagtgtggataattCTCCCCCTTATGGCACGGCGAACAGCCAGTTTCTAATATGATATCAGAGCAagcccaagtcgatgatgaaTATCTTTATCTGGTGAAACCAATTCATCACTTGGAAACGATTCAAGATATCTATGAAATCACCATTTTATAGCTGTTTGAGatagtattttctttattgttgGCATTTGATGTATGTTTATTTGATAGTGTGAGTGGAATTTCCTTCTTTCGCAGGGCCGGGAGCGATGGTGAGTTTTGGAGCTGTTGGCAGGGATAATGGATCAGGAAACTCGTTCTATCAATCGTTTGAGATGCAGGAGAACGGGGACGAATACTTGGATGACTATTTTAGCCAAccggagaagaagaggaggctCTCGGTGCATCAAGTCCAGTTTCTCGAGAGAAGTTTTGACGTTGAGAACAAACTCGAGCCAGAGAGGAAACTTCAACTGGCAAACGAGCTTGGTCTGCAGCCTCGTCAGATTGCAGTGTGGTTCCAGAACCGCAGGGCTCGTTGCAAGACAAAGCATCTCGAAACAGAATACGAGACGCTGCATTCAAGCTACAAGACCTTGAAAATGGACTATGATTACCTCcttaaagaaaatgagaagcTAAAAGCTGAGGTAATGGGAAACTCATTCTCAAAAATTGATTCCAATTGCTATTCTTGCTTTCCTTATGCTCATATCTGTGATGTTGCTATATTCTTACCAGGTGCTTCACCTCACACACGACGCGATGGCTCAAGATGTGGAGCACGTGAGCTCAGGAGAATCGTACACTAAGGAACTATCAGAAGCAATGCCAACTTCTGCCAATGAAGAGCATAAAGGTTTTACGAATGACGAGCAAAGCTCAACGAGAAGTGATGCGGCCAATGAAGACAGTCCCCGGTTGAGACATCATTCTCTGTTTGTCGAATCAGGTGAGTCTTCTCATGACTTTGATCACAGTAAGTCTGTTTTATCACTTCACGAAGAAGTTTGCTTGAACGAGGAATTGCTACAGCGTGCTTATGTCTTTCCTAAGACCGAAGATGTGTATTGTCACCCTCACGCGACTTCCTGTGGCTATGGATTTTCTGTCGAAGATCACGCCTTCAATTTCTGGTAGTATTAAGTTCTTGTCTACGAACTTTTTGACTCTTTATGTATAAGTCTTTTGAGTATTTGGTAGTAAGTAATAAGTGAGTGTTGTAACAAATCCAGGCTCCCTCAGTCAATAGTCAGGCCATGTCTAAATGGCTTTATGTGAAGATATAGGTTTGTTTCAAGCTTTTGTTGTTCTATGTAGTATCATGTTTTAGTTACTACTTCAGTGAAAAATATGTGAATGATGTTGATTGCTTGTTTGAGTCAGAAGAGGACTTGACATTCATATTGATAATACAATAAGATACtccatgaaataaaatacgaaaccaataaaatgaaacatacACACAATGACGGTTTATGGAGCTGTGCTTTCTCTTACAACTTTTTTCACTCCTTCGATCACATATTCAATCTGAAACTATTCCAGAGATTGTCTCCATTGATTTGGagaatgttagtatgccttgaatctgtaCTGTTTGCCGCTAGTCAAATGGGGCCTGACGCTATGCTATGTTTCTGTTTTGGATCCTAATTGTCATATTGGGTATAGCCCGTCTCATGTAcctatttatatagaagtagGGCACATAAGTTTGTAATCTGAAAAACATAATCtaaatacaatttgttctccgttCTTGCCGGTGGACGTAGgcaacacaacgttggtgaaccacgtataTAATTTCTGTTTGTCTTAATTAcacaattgctctattttgtTACAACATAGAATGAACAAATTTAGTCACTATCCAACTAAAGTATATTTCCCTAACTTGCAACAGAGAACTCCCTGCAACTATCTATATCCAAACTTTTCAACTTTTGAGTAACGATAATATTAGACATTGCCAAGATCCATCATATGCACCGGTACAAATATGGGACATGAAAGAGTTAGGAGCACATTGAGATATTGGGAAAGAGCCTTGTAGCTCCACCTCATATTGCTTCTTTGAAAAAGCTCTGAGATATTTATTGGTTTGAATACTAGCATTTGTACTATTCCTGGTACTCTTATATTCCTCACATGAAGAAATTTGGAATGCAGATTGAACTGATGCCTTATGATAACCATATCGACCTTTTAAGTTTTTCCGATGACTAGCATTTACAAATCATGTGGTCAAACATGTAGTCATGTTTTTCCGATGACTCGTTGCGCACTGACGTTTCCATGTTTTTGTTTAGTTATACTTTAAATTTCCCTGCTCATTTGTTCCCCTTCTCGAGTACAACATGCACAATCCGGGATGggcattcgggtttcggttcggttttttgccaaaaccgaaccaaacccgaaaaaccgaatttagttcaaaatccaaatcgaaccgaaccaaaaaattgaaacccGAACTTCAAAAATCGAAAAAACTGAGAACTTACAAAacaaccgaaaaaccgaaaaaaatagtatatattaatagggtcttgttaggttgcgattatttagctaaattaagaaatgtgaTGCAATATGAgccactaatccacaagattaacaaaatgtcaatagataccacattatgtcaacacggGGGTATAGttgtaatttcattaataaaatagcgtaaaacataaaattgtatttcaaaccaatttttaaaactctctctaaaactctactgaaaaatcttcaaatcttcatacAATTCATACAATTCGAACACCTTCAAAATCTGCAAAATCTCGCCTATTGACAtagctataataatatactgttgacatagtgtatgcttgtttgaatggctgttgatataattatattgacattataaactttaactattgacataatagtaatagGATAATTGTTCTTACTATATATGATATACCTGTTAATGACAAAAGCATACTTAATGCCTGAAATTCTATTAATTGTGCTTGGTATATCTACTGacataattttagtaatatacatGCACTTGCTGTCAACATAGTACACTTGTTATTGTCATGATACTTTGTATAACtgatatagatttattatgtttgattttaaaccaGAAAACAGAAAAACATCCAAGCGAAAAAGGAGTACCTCAGTATCTCAGAAAGAGTTaattattattgaagaaaaaacaaaagaaaagtgtaGAGGATGGAAAACAGATTGAAATTGCCGAAAATTTATCTCAAAGGCTTCTAGTGTATTTTGTTGATGCAATAAGCAGACTGAATTAGGAACAGATTAATGTTGTGAAGGAGTTGGGTTTTGAGAGTGTCCtacatttcaaaattgattacaTTCCTAACAGAATAGcattatcattattaaaaatttttgaagaaaataagtgCAAGATAAAGCTTTataatgggaaaaaaattcatatcactGAAGAGGATGTGGAGCTTGTATACAGATTTCCAAGAGGTGACATTACTTACTCCAGAGATAAGTGTAAAAGTAATGCAACTTTCATGAGGGAGATAGCACAACAATGTGGTACAAAACCAGGAAGCGTGAACCATAACGCTGTTGAATATGTTATGTTGAAAGATCTTCAAGGAGGAAGACAGTTCAAGAGAATGTTCTTGGTATTACTAGAATCAACATTGATTGAGCAATCAACATGTGGAATGGTGAAATCTAAGATTGGAGAGATAATTGATGATCTGGATAACGTGAGAAATGTCAATTGGTGTTCGTATATAATATCTGTGCTCAAATTTGCAAAGCAAAATTGGTCGATCACAGAGAAGAATGCCTTTGCTGGACCACTTCCCTTCCTTAtggtatgttttacattttgcaTTACAGATTATTAACATGATTACATTAGGTTGTATGTGTAGTTGATATAGCTTGTACTATAGTTGACATAAGTTGTATTAGTTATTTAAGTGGCTTGTGTATTGAGTTGACACTACACACTAGTAATTGACatgcattttttaacatatgcAGCTCTGCTACTTAGACAGAGTTACACAAGACAAGCGTTCTGTTCCTCGGACATTTCCATTAATGAAAGGATGGAAAAGTGAGCATCTTCAGGCTAGAGAAGATAGAGAGATCAGTGCAGGAGTTTTTGGTTTAGGACATATAAAGAAGAGATACATTCGTAATGAGGAGCAACAACAAGGGAATGAAGAACAAAGTCTTGATGTAGATGACAGTGGAGTTGGGTCTTCTTCTCAGAACCTACTCCCATCAGATATGGTGACAAATGTAGTAAAATACATCAATCAGATAAATGATGGCAGGACCAATCTTGTTAGAGTCCTCAAAGAAGCTTTTTCACAGATCAagaataatgatttatttggatttgtttGTGATATTGCTAGAAGCGCAATTGGAAGTGAGTGACACTTTCCTGCATTTGTCCCAGTCATTTCATATAGACAACAATGTTGCTGTTGATAACTGGAAAGCAGTGTTTGACTCAATACGGAatgctgaaaaagaaaacgaaacacttgaagatttgaatgaattttcAACTTTCAGATTGGGAGATTTCTTTGATAAAGTAAGCACATAATCAGCCTATATTGAGATTAATAcatcattttgttgatatatgtTTCTCTTAGTTGACACTGGATTACTCCTACAGTTTAGAAAGTAACATTGTTGAACTAATTTTTGAACAGGCTgtagaagaaagaaatagagaaaatttacCTACCTCACCAGTTGGTAATCCTGAAGAGGTCAGACAGACTGTTGAAGAAGACGAATAAAGTAAGGAGAACATGATGTGTGATGGTGATAACGAATCAAACTCTCCTATCTCGACAGCCATACTAGGATCTCCACGGACAACATCCCCATCTCTCCAACAACAAGAAGTCAATGCTTCAGAGCATGACAACATACTGCCATCACCAACAACTGAATCTCCTGGACATGTCAACACTCAAGCATCACTTTTAGGATCTGAGAACAAGGAAAGTGAGTTGGAAGTTCAAGCAGAAGTTGAAGCTGATAGGGCATCACCAACAACTGAATCTCCTGGACATGTCAATACTCAAGCATCACTTATAGGATCTGAGAACAGAGGAAGTGAGTTGGAAATGCAAGCAGAATTTGAAGCTGATAGGGCATCACCAACAACTGAATCTCCTGGACATGTCAATATTCAAGCATCACTTATAGGATTTGAGAACAGGGGAAGTGATTTGGAAATTCAAGCAGAAGTTGAAGTTGATATAGAGTTAAGAACACAAAATGCCTTGCACATATTATCAAAAGCATGCAGTGACTGTGAAATCAGCAACAATGAAGAAGCAATCAAGGCAACAAACACCATTGTTGATATCATAAATGAACAGGTACAATTTataatgattatattaaacTCTAGAAGctttgtatataattttatataagttattgacattgtggatatcgtagttgacatagataaatatataattgactTGGTATAGCATGGagtttcaatattaattacaaattgtACATATGGACTTTCAGGAAGGAAAGAGGATGCAGCTGCATGCTCAATTGTTGAGTATATGATGCGAGAGGGTATTGAAACACTGGATGACACACCTCCTGAATGGAACATACAAAAATAAGGACATAAAGGGACATAACTTGTATCAATTGTTGAGTATATGATGCGAGAGGGTATTGAAACACTGGATGACACACCTCCTGAATGGAACATACAAAAATAAGGACATAAAGGGACATAACTTGTATATGcagttgacacgatatgtatcgtagttgacataattatattagttattgacatgattagtataatatagttgacatgatttgtaaTTGCAAGTAACATTAAATTCATTGACAACAGAACCCGAACCCTGTTCCGATCTCTGATATTCCACTGGCTGAAGCTAGAGAGATGCATCCTAGCCCGATGCTACGCTCACCATTTGAAATACGAGCTGTGCATATGAAAACAACCCTGAACCCAGATGAAAGAGATATGTACTACTACATAGTAGAAACTGAAGGAACAAATGAgtatgcataatttaattctttgaaTAATCTATAcaatacttttatatttctatgcAATTGACATAATTTATGAATGATGTTTAAATGTTGTCTGCACGCTTTCATTTCAGTGATACATGTGTCTACACTAATGGCTTTGTTTGGGCAAGCAAAGGAGTGTTTTCATCTCTGAAACCCATACAGAAATCAGTATAGGTGTAATTGATGTATGGGCAGTATACCTGAACTGCAGAGAAAAGGAAAGGGCAAAAACGTCTCCTCCACGCCTGTTTCTAACACCATCCCCATGCGTGAGTAATCTAAATTTATATGAAAACTATTTTGAGTGACAGATTTCACtaacaaaaaatgttaaatgcaGTATTTGAATATAACAAATCGGGAGCCTCATTGGAATCCATTACAATCCAAGAACAACTTTATATCACGAATTGATCAAGAGACTGGAAGAATACAAGATTTCGATTGGAGAAAATTTGATTTGGTAAGAAATTTATTTTCGTACAAAGATCTCACAATGTCACCAACATAAATTTGGACAGGTGTTGTCAAATTCTTTTGTCTAATTTTATATCTCATGTATTATAGGTCTTCTTCCCATTTTTTACAAGTGGCTATTACTACCTTGTTGTATTTTGGATGAAGATCAACAAAATTGAGATAATAGATAGTGTCAAACCACCTAAAGACAAGGATCCATTGGAAAAGTATAGCCTTGATGTTGGAATACTGGTATGctttttcaatataattgacattatgtttacattttgttgacataatttgTGCATCTTGTTGAAATTCtttgtatatatagtttaatttagttttttttttttatatatttgcagAAAGATATGTTTGAGGCATACTTCAAAGAGAAGAACATATCAGAGCTAtcagaaaatataaagaagtCTTCATACAAAGTTGTTCCTTTAGATTGGGCAACAAGCACCAATAAAGAAGACAGTGGTATATATTTGATGAGACATATGGAAACTTACTTTGGCAGAAAGGGAAGGGAATGGGATGTCGGCTTTTCTCCACCTGGCTTAAGGATTCTACAGATACTCAGAGGAAGATATTGCGAAGCAATGCTTACATCAGAGAGCAACAAGAAGTGTATGGATATGATACACGATGCTAACGTCTGGATGAATGCAAACAAGCAAAGATTGTCTGCGTTACAGAATAAGTACAAGGAATTGTTTAGCCGTAGAATCAAGAAGTAAACAACTGTTTTATTCTGATTTGAACAAAAAGTggtttgaatatttgatgttatcatattttttagatGGATATGTAAAACAATTATCTCAACTAATTTTTGAATCATGCAGTCTATAAGaatatgtcaacaacttgaattgaaatgtcaacaactcaataaaatctttttaaataaaaaaatatacaactgtttttccttatttttttaatttgacacAAGTTCTAGCATCATTATCATACAATAAATTTCAATAGCTTGTATATCAAAACTCATCAGATTATAGCAAAAAACTCAACAGATTGACAATAGCCTATTtatcaaatgtcaataactGATAAACAAAATGTTAACAACTCGTCAATAGCCTTCATAGAAAatgttaacaactaaaaaaaacacgtataattaaaacaaacaattttttcCCTCTAATTGACACATGTTCATGAATTATGGTCATAAAATACATGTCAATAGACAACAAATCAAATGTCAGAAACAAATAAGAAAGTGTCAATAAAGTGtaagaaatgtcaacaactaaataatTCTCATATCAATAGgcaaaatatcaaatgtcaacaacttgtattAATATGTCAACTATTCATTTCTCTAATAAAATGGCGGAAAAAAATATGGcagttcaaattttttataaagcTTCCTTCCTTAAAAGCAAAGTTAAGTCCTTAACTTCTTATTATTgtctaataaattaattgccggaaaataaattcatttcaaaataCACTCTCTCAAAAGCAGAGTTgtaatcaatttttcttccaacTACTCTCTCAAAAATCTTTAACtctaaagaattaaaaaattgactcTTTTTCATTTCGTAACCCTTCATCTACAAATCAAAAGACAATTTCATCTCCTAgacaaataaattttctagGTTTCTGAAACAATTGTAAGTTTTAGCAATGACAACCGAACTACAAAAATACCATGGAATCCAATGAAATTGCTTTTGAGACAAGAAGCAAAAGACGAAATGACCCGAAACAGTTAATTGTTTCTGagagaaaaagcaaaagacGAAATGACCCAGAACAGTTAATTGCTTCTGACAAGAAGCAAAAGACGCAACGACAAGCAAACAGAGTTTAAAGAAGAGACCGAAGGAAATGATAACTTAAGTAAACGGCTTCTAGTGAAAAGAAAGCCGATGTATTTTGTTGATGCAATGAGCAGAATGAGGCACATATTAATTCTGTGAAGGAATGGGTTTTGAGAGCGTCCTACATTTCAGAATTAAATCCCTTCCTAGCATATTGGCATTCTCTTTGTTGAAGAGTTTTGATGCAGAAGAGTGCAAGATTAACCTTAATAATGGGAAGAGTATTACTATCACTGAAGAGGATGTGGAGCTTGTATACGGATTTCCAAGAGGTGACATTACTTACTCCAAAGATAAGTGTAAAAGTAATGCACCTTTCAGGAGGGAGATAGCAAAACAATGTGGTATGAAACTAGGAACCTTAACCATAATGTTGTTGAATATATTATGTTAGAAGATCTTCAAGGAGTGGGAAATTCAAGAGAATGTTCTTTGTCTTTACTAGAATCAACATTGATTGAGCAATCAACATGTGGAATGGTAAAATCTAAGATTTGGGAGATAATTGATGATCTGGATAACGTGAGAAATGTCAATTGGTGTTCGTATATAATATCTGTGCTCAAGTTTGCAAAGCAAAATTGGTCGATCACAGAGAAGAATGCCTTTGCTGGACCACTTCCCTTACTTAtggtatgttttacattttgcaTTACATTACTTATTGAAATAACTTGTATGTGTAGTTGATATAGATTGTAATTGttattgatatatattgtatatgcAGCTCTGCTACATGGATAGAGTTATTAAAGACAAACGTTCAGTTCCTCGTTGTATAAAG is a window from the Salvia hispanica cultivar TCC Black 2014 chromosome 1, UniMelb_Shisp_WGS_1.0, whole genome shotgun sequence genome containing:
- the LOC125212458 gene encoding homeobox-leucine zipper protein HAT5-like isoform X1, giving the protein MGGRDLSVGGGAPLNLMKYCGHARPLDSVFASAPSNSFLGPGAMVSFGAVGRDNGSGNSFYQSFEMQENGDEYLDDYFSQPEKKRRLSVHQVQFLERSFDVENKLEPERKLQLANELGLQPRQIAVWFQNRRARCKTKHLETEYETLHSSYKTLKMDYDYLLKENEKLKAEVLHLTHDAMAQDVEHVSSGESYTKELSEAMPTSANEEHKGFTNDEQSSTRSDAANEDSPRLRHHSLFVESGESSHDFDHSKSVLSLHEEVCLNEELLQRAYVFPKTEDVYCHPHATSCGYGFSVEDHAFNFW
- the LOC125212458 gene encoding homeobox-leucine zipper protein HAT5-like isoform X2 gives rise to the protein MGGRDLSVGGGAPLNLMKYCGHARPLDSVFASAPSNSFLGPGAMVSFGAVGRDNGSGNSFYQSFEMQENGDEYLDDYFSQPEKKRRLSVHQVQFLERSFDVENKLEPERKLQLANELGLQPRQIAVWFQNRRARCKTKHLETEYETLHSSYKTLKMDYDYLLKENEKLKAEVLHLTHDAMAQDVEHVSSGESYTKELSEAMPTSANEEHKGFTNDEQSSTRSDAANEDSPRLRHHSLFVESACLCLS